The DNA region GGGTCGGTTATAATAATATTTGGTTTAGTGGTTGATTTTCCGTTTAAATAAATTTTTGGCAATACTATTCCTTATGTTTTTCCGCTTCCTGTTGAACCAACAATAACACTATGAATATTATTTTTTAAGTTAAACAATAAATTTTTTTTGTTTTTATTACAGTTAAAAACAAAACCAGTATTTTATAATTATCTTTGATATTAACTTTATCACTAATATCATCAATTTCTTTTATACTTAATCATTTACTATCTCCAAAATCTATTTTATCAGTTGTTTTAATTGCAGTTTCTTTACTCTTCATTTTACTAAATAAAACAAAATAAAAAACCAACAATAAAAACCTAAACTTAACCCAAGTGTTATTAATAATCCGTATTTATTTTTAATTATATTGTTATTATTGTTATCAATAAACTCATTAAACAAATTTTAAAAATATCATTTTTTCATACTTTTTTAAAAAATTTTTTCACATTAAATTCATTCCTTTCTTAATTGTTTTTAATTTCATCTAAAATAATTTTTGTATTTTTAATCTTTGTTTTAATTTTTTCTAAATCTTTCTGATTAAAATCACTATTTTTAATTTCACTTAGTGAATTTAAAGCACTATTTAAGTTATTTATTTGTTTTTCTAACAACTTAATTACTTGTTGTTTTTGTTCGTCTGTAAAATCATTTTCTTTTTGACATAGTAAAATTTGATATTCACAATTATTTAGTTCAGACATTTTAATAAATTTTTCTACTTGCGTTTGTTTTAATTCTGTTTGATATTCTTCTTCATTTTCATAATCATTTTTACTATTTTCAATTTATTTAATTACTTCATCATATTCTTTAATTTCTGCTGTAATTTCTTGTTTTAATTTTTCATAGTAAAAAAACATCTTTTACTATTGGTAATTTTGTTTTTGATGGTGGCAATTTTGGTTTGTTATTTGCAATATTATCACAACTAATCAAATTCACTGTGTTTGTAAAAGATAATGAAAATATCGTTAATAAACTAAGTAATTTTTTCATATTTGTTGTATCCTAAATAAAAACCATTATCTCAATAATTATCATTTTCAATATTTTCTAAATCTTTTTTTGTTTTAATAATTTGATTTTCACTTTTT from Spiroplasma kunkelii CR2-3x includes:
- a CDS encoding lipoprotein codes for the protein MKKLLSLLTIFSLSFTNTVNLISCDNIANNKPKLPPSKTKLPIVKDVFLLWKIKTRNYSRN